Proteins from a genomic interval of Diaminobutyricimonas aerilata:
- a CDS encoding isoprenyl transferase, with the protein MSPVAKTHKDAVDFVPLDWTGIHPPEFPRGAVPDHVAIVMDGNGRWANARGKTRIEGHKAGEAALLDVVAGAIQVGVKHLSVYAFSTENWKRSPEEVRFLMGYNRDVLHRRRDQLNEWGVRIRWAGRRPRLWGSVISELQFAERLTAHNSTLTLTMCVNYGGRNEIADAVRGIADDVAAGRLKPSAVTEKLLQRRLYVPELPDVDLFVRSSGEQRTSNFMLWQSAYAEMVFLDTLWPDFTREQLWEAIRIYATRNRRFGAAVDAPTA; encoded by the coding sequence ATGAGCCCGGTCGCCAAGACACACAAGGATGCGGTCGACTTCGTCCCGCTCGACTGGACGGGCATCCATCCGCCCGAGTTCCCCCGGGGTGCCGTGCCGGATCACGTCGCGATCGTCATGGACGGCAACGGCCGCTGGGCGAACGCCCGCGGCAAGACGCGCATCGAGGGGCACAAGGCGGGGGAGGCCGCGCTGCTCGACGTCGTCGCGGGCGCGATCCAGGTGGGCGTGAAGCACCTCAGCGTGTACGCGTTCTCGACCGAGAACTGGAAGCGTTCGCCCGAGGAGGTGCGCTTCCTCATGGGGTACAACCGCGATGTGCTGCACCGGCGGCGCGACCAGCTCAACGAGTGGGGCGTGCGCATCCGGTGGGCCGGGCGGCGTCCGCGTCTGTGGGGGTCGGTGATCTCGGAGCTGCAGTTCGCCGAGCGGCTCACCGCGCACAACAGCACGCTCACCCTCACGATGTGCGTCAACTACGGAGGCCGCAACGAGATCGCCGACGCGGTGCGCGGGATCGCCGACGACGTCGCGGCCGGGCGGCTGAAGCCGTCGGCGGTCACCGAGAAGCTGCTGCAGCGCCGGCTCTACGTGCCCGAGCTGCCCGACGTCGACCTGTTCGTACGCAGTTCGGGCGAGCAGCGCACGAGCAACTTCATGCTGTGGCAGTCCGCTTACGCCGAGATGGTGTTCCTCGACACGCTGTGGCCCGACTTCACGCGCGAGCAGCTGTGGGAGGCGATCCGCATCTACGCGACCCGCAACCGCCGCTTCGGCGCCGCCGTCGACGCCCCCACCGCCTGA
- a CDS encoding NUDIX hydrolase, with the protein MQNRAHVPLAVSTVIFALRPHPETGLSTLWLPLVRRIRDPFEGLWALPGGWVRADESLADAAARNLLETTHVRPAYLEQLYAFGDVDRSPTGRVVSVVYWALVRAEQIEREPEGENVRWVLADELPELAFDHNLIVEYALWRLRTKVEYSRIAQAFLGETFTLSELRHVHEAIRGVALDPANFRRQMLSGDALVVTDERVTGGRHRPPRLYRYDTSIELADNGPLPPYRPEGNRS; encoded by the coding sequence GTGCAGAACCGCGCTCACGTGCCGCTCGCCGTGTCGACCGTCATCTTCGCCCTGCGTCCGCATCCCGAGACCGGGCTCAGCACGCTGTGGTTGCCGCTCGTCCGCCGCATCCGGGACCCCTTCGAGGGACTGTGGGCGCTGCCCGGCGGATGGGTGCGGGCCGACGAGAGCCTCGCCGACGCCGCCGCGCGCAACCTGCTCGAGACCACGCACGTGCGACCCGCCTACCTCGAACAGCTGTACGCGTTCGGGGATGTCGACCGCTCGCCGACCGGACGCGTCGTGTCGGTCGTGTACTGGGCGCTCGTGCGTGCGGAGCAGATCGAACGCGAACCGGAGGGCGAGAACGTGCGGTGGGTGCTCGCCGACGAGCTGCCCGAGCTCGCGTTCGACCACAACCTCATCGTCGAGTACGCGCTGTGGCGGCTGCGCACCAAGGTCGAGTACTCCCGGATCGCGCAGGCGTTCCTCGGTGAGACGTTCACGCTGAGCGAGCTCCGCCACGTGCACGAGGCGATCCGCGGCGTCGCCCTCGACCCGGCTAACTTCCGCCGCCAGATGCTCTCCGGCGACGCCCTCGTCGTCACCGACGAACGGGTCACCGGCGGACGCCACCGCCCGCCGCGCCTCTACCGCTACGACACCTCCATCGAGCTCGCCGACAACGGCCCGCTCCCGCCCTACCGACCCGAGGGGAACCGCTCGTGA
- the nadA gene encoding quinolinate synthase NadA, translating to MTSVALTIDRIRTGRAAGTTCTPELAREPWDAVLGYGPGASMGDVLPTGSPRQGGLPEQYRQASTDELHDRIRAAKATLGDRVVVLGHFYQRDEVVQHADFVGDSFQLANAAQTVPDAEAIVFCGVHFMAETADILAKPGQQVILPNLAAGCSMADMADLDSVEQCWAELEELYGTEPDADGRVPVIPVTYMNSSAALKGFCGEHGGIVCTSSNAETVLEWAFERGQRVLFFPDQHLGRNTAKRMGVPTSRMPMWNPRKPLGGNDVDALLDARVLLWHGFCSVHKRFSVGQIEQARAEHPGVRVIVHPECPEAVVDAADEAGSTDHIRKAVAAATEPTTFAIGTEINMVNRLAAEFPQHTIFCLDPVICPCSTMYRIHPGYLAWVLEALARGETLNRITVADDVAANARVALERMLAAKPRG from the coding sequence GTGACCTCCGTCGCGCTGACCATCGACCGCATCCGCACCGGCCGCGCGGCGGGCACCACCTGCACGCCCGAGCTCGCGCGCGAGCCGTGGGACGCGGTGCTCGGCTACGGACCGGGCGCGAGCATGGGCGACGTGCTCCCGACCGGCTCGCCGCGCCAGGGCGGCCTGCCCGAGCAGTACCGGCAGGCCTCGACGGATGAGCTGCACGACCGCATCCGCGCCGCGAAGGCGACGCTCGGCGACCGCGTCGTCGTGCTCGGGCACTTCTACCAGCGTGACGAGGTCGTGCAGCACGCCGACTTCGTGGGCGACTCGTTCCAGCTCGCGAACGCGGCGCAGACGGTGCCCGATGCGGAGGCGATCGTCTTCTGCGGCGTGCACTTCATGGCCGAGACGGCCGACATCCTCGCGAAGCCCGGGCAGCAGGTGATCCTGCCGAATCTGGCGGCCGGATGCTCGATGGCCGACATGGCGGACCTGGACTCGGTCGAGCAGTGCTGGGCGGAGCTCGAGGAGCTCTACGGCACCGAGCCGGACGCGGACGGCCGCGTGCCGGTCATCCCGGTCACCTACATGAACTCGTCCGCGGCGCTGAAGGGCTTCTGCGGCGAGCACGGCGGCATCGTATGCACGAGCTCGAACGCCGAGACGGTGCTCGAGTGGGCGTTCGAGCGCGGTCAGCGGGTCTTGTTCTTCCCGGATCAGCACCTCGGCCGCAACACGGCGAAGCGGATGGGGGTGCCCACCTCGCGCATGCCGATGTGGAACCCGCGCAAGCCGCTCGGCGGCAACGACGTCGACGCGCTGCTGGACGCGCGGGTGCTGCTCTGGCACGGCTTCTGCTCCGTGCACAAGCGCTTCTCCGTCGGCCAGATCGAGCAGGCCCGTGCCGAGCACCCCGGCGTGCGGGTCATCGTGCACCCGGAATGCCCGGAAGCCGTCGTTGACGCCGCCGACGAGGCCGGTTCCACCGATCACATCCGCAAGGCGGTCGCGGCGGCCACCGAGCCGACGACCTTCGCGATCGGCACCGAGATCAACATGGTGAACCGGCTCGCCGCGGAGTTCCCGCAGCACACGATCTTCTGCCTCGATCCGGTGATCTGCCCCTGCTCGACGATGTACCGCATCCACCCCGGCTATCTCGCCTGGGTGCTCGAAGCGCTCGCGCGGGGCGAGACGCTCAACCGCATCACCGTCGCGGACGACGTGGCCGCGAACGCGCGCGTCGCTCTCGAGCGGATGCTCGCGGCGAAGCCGCGAGGCTGA
- the nadB gene encoding L-aspartate oxidase, with protein sequence MRIIVVGSGIAGLSVAMRASAHHEVVLVTKGALGGGSTAWAQGGIAAAVDDADVAVHFEDTLAAGAGLADPDAVRVLCSEGPHRVAELVGLGVPFDRDRAGFARGREAAHSRRRILHADGDATGAAISRTLVAAVRRATVQVIEHAFLDEVFVVDGRASGVRLLLGGDEVVLRADAAVIATGGWGALYPHTTNPPGATGDGVAAAWRAGAALADLEFVQFHPTALAVPGRPLVSEAVRGEGATLIDERGRRFLVDTHPDGELAPRDVVARAIAAHRASGHEVLLDATGVPGLARRFPGLTTVCLEHGYDWTREPVPVTPAAHYAMGGIATDLHGRSTVPGLYAVGEAARTGVHGANRLASNSLLEGLVFAARVVEALESADPWRGPPVAREQLREAGDIPIERHELAAIAWDHLGLERDAVGLRAAIARLDTAHVAGSTVPDRETRNLLDLARLTARAALRRERSVGAHHRHDAAAHIRSESRPLEVAAC encoded by the coding sequence ATGCGGATCATCGTGGTCGGCTCGGGGATCGCCGGGCTGTCCGTCGCGATGCGGGCGAGCGCCCACCACGAGGTCGTGCTCGTGACGAAGGGCGCCCTCGGCGGGGGGAGCACCGCGTGGGCGCAGGGCGGCATCGCCGCGGCGGTGGACGACGCGGATGTCGCCGTCCACTTCGAGGACACGCTCGCGGCGGGTGCCGGGTTGGCGGATCCGGATGCGGTGCGCGTGTTGTGTTCTGAGGGTCCGCACCGCGTCGCGGAGCTGGTCGGGCTCGGCGTGCCCTTCGACCGCGACCGCGCCGGGTTCGCGCGCGGGCGGGAGGCTGCCCACTCGCGCCGGAGGATCCTCCACGCGGACGGCGACGCCACGGGTGCGGCCATCTCGCGGACCCTCGTCGCCGCCGTACGGCGCGCGACGGTGCAGGTCATCGAACACGCCTTCCTCGACGAGGTGTTCGTCGTCGACGGTCGCGCGAGCGGGGTGCGCCTGCTGCTGGGCGGCGACGAGGTGGTCCTCCGCGCGGACGCCGCGGTGATCGCGACCGGCGGCTGGGGCGCCCTGTATCCGCACACCACGAATCCGCCGGGGGCGACGGGCGACGGTGTCGCCGCCGCGTGGCGGGCGGGCGCCGCGCTGGCCGACCTCGAGTTCGTGCAGTTCCATCCGACCGCTCTCGCCGTGCCGGGCCGTCCGCTCGTGTCGGAGGCGGTGCGTGGCGAGGGAGCGACCCTGATCGATGAGCGCGGCCGCCGGTTCCTCGTCGACACGCACCCGGACGGGGAACTCGCCCCGCGCGATGTCGTCGCCCGGGCGATCGCCGCCCACCGGGCGAGCGGACACGAGGTGCTGCTCGACGCCACCGGGGTGCCCGGGCTCGCGCGCCGTTTCCCGGGCCTCACCACAGTGTGCCTCGAGCACGGCTACGACTGGACGCGCGAGCCGGTGCCGGTGACCCCGGCCGCGCACTATGCGATGGGCGGCATCGCGACCGACCTGCACGGACGCTCCACCGTTCCGGGGCTCTACGCCGTGGGGGAGGCCGCCCGCACCGGCGTGCACGGCGCGAACCGGCTGGCGTCGAACTCGCTGCTCGAGGGGCTCGTGTTCGCCGCACGGGTGGTCGAGGCGCTCGAGTCCGCGGACCCGTGGCGCGGTCCGCCCGTCGCCCGGGAGCAGCTGCGCGAAGCCGGGGACATCCCGATCGAACGCCACGAGCTCGCCGCGATCGCGTGGGACCACCTGGGCCTCGAGCGGGATGCGGTCGGGCTGAGAGCCGCTATCGCGCGCCTCGACACCGCGCACGTCGCCGGCTCCACCGTCCCCGATCGGGAGACCCGCAACCTCCTCGACCTCGCGCGACTCACCGCGCGGGCCGCCCTCCGTCGCGAGCGCTCCGTCGGGGCCCACCATCGCCACGACGCGGCTGCGCACATCCGCTCCGAATCCCGCCCCCTGGAGGTGGCCGCGTGCTGA
- the nadC gene encoding carboxylating nicotinate-nucleotide diphosphorylase, with protein sequence MLTPQLIDRVVRSALEEDAPWGDVTSETLIPADATATAVLAARGAGVFSGGAVFTAAMRAADPATTVELRLPDGAPLVAGDVVAVVRGRARSVLTAERVALNLVQRMSGIATETARFVEAVAGTGARIADTRKTVPGLRALDRHAVGSGGGRNHRFSLSDTVMAKDNHLAVLTATGRPLAEVLREAKNRLPHTMHLEVEVDRLDQLDDVLASGVVDTVMLDNFSLEDLRLGVDRVAGRCIVEASGTVSLETVRAIAETGVDVISVGALTHSVRALDLGLDVTVGA encoded by the coding sequence GTGCTGACCCCGCAACTCATCGACCGCGTCGTGCGCAGCGCCCTCGAGGAGGACGCGCCGTGGGGCGACGTCACGTCGGAGACGCTCATCCCGGCCGACGCGACCGCGACGGCGGTGCTCGCCGCCCGCGGTGCCGGCGTGTTCAGCGGGGGAGCGGTGTTCACCGCGGCGATGCGCGCGGCGGACCCCGCGACGACCGTGGAACTGCGACTCCCGGACGGCGCGCCGCTCGTAGCCGGCGACGTGGTCGCCGTCGTGCGCGGTCGCGCCCGGTCGGTGCTCACCGCCGAGCGGGTCGCGCTGAACCTGGTGCAGCGGATGAGCGGCATCGCCACCGAGACCGCCCGCTTCGTCGAGGCCGTCGCCGGCACGGGCGCACGCATCGCGGACACCCGCAAGACCGTGCCCGGCCTCCGCGCCTTGGACCGTCACGCGGTGGGCTCCGGGGGCGGACGCAACCACCGGTTCTCCCTCTCCGACACCGTCATGGCGAAGGACAACCACCTCGCCGTGCTCACCGCCACCGGTCGCCCGCTCGCCGAGGTGCTGCGCGAGGCGAAGAACCGCCTGCCGCACACGATGCACCTCGAGGTGGAGGTGGACCGGCTCGACCAACTCGACGACGTGCTCGCCTCCGGCGTCGTCGACACCGTGATGCTCGACAACTTCTCGCTGGAAGACCTGCGGCTCGGTGTCGACCGGGTGGCCGGACGGTGCATCGTCGAGGCGAGCGGCACCGTGTCGTTGGAGACGGTGCGCGCCATCGCGGAGACGGGCGTCGACGTGATCTCCGTCGGCGCACTCACCCACAGCGTCCGCGCCCTGGACCTGGGGCTCGATGTGACGGTCGGCGCATGA
- a CDS encoding cysteine desulfurase family protein, with the protein MIYLDHAASGPVRRSVLEAMWPFLTGEFGNPSSTHGFGERAATALDDARAAIAEGLGWRPAEVVVTSGGTEADNLAVKGLALARPRGRHVVVSAVEHQAVLESCRYLERFHGFTVDIVGVDARGVVDPEHLAALVRDDTTLVSVQHASNEIGTVQPVAAVAEIAHARGALLHTDAVQSAGWLDVSAGALGADAVSVSGHKLGAPKGVGALLVRRGVALEPLVHGGGQERGRRSGTENVAGAVGLAEAVRAVRAERRPAAVVAVRDAFIDGVLSAVPGARLTGHPEARLPDHASFVIERTSGEAVLLELERRGVTTSSGSACAAGRDEPSAVLLAIGLDADTARTAVRFTFGDGAEAVDVPTVVAAVAESVQSVGALQH; encoded by the coding sequence ATGATCTACCTCGACCACGCCGCGAGCGGACCGGTGCGCCGCAGCGTGCTCGAGGCGATGTGGCCGTTCCTCACCGGCGAGTTCGGGAATCCCTCGAGCACGCACGGCTTCGGAGAGCGCGCCGCAACCGCCCTCGACGACGCGCGCGCGGCGATCGCGGAGGGCCTCGGCTGGCGGCCGGCGGAGGTCGTCGTCACCTCGGGCGGTACCGAGGCGGACAACCTCGCCGTCAAGGGGCTCGCCCTCGCCCGGCCGCGCGGACGGCACGTCGTCGTCTCCGCGGTCGAGCATCAGGCGGTGCTCGAATCGTGCCGCTATCTCGAGCGATTCCACGGCTTCACCGTCGACATCGTCGGGGTGGATGCCCGGGGCGTCGTCGACCCGGAACACCTCGCCGCCCTCGTCCGCGACGACACGACACTCGTGAGCGTGCAGCACGCGAGCAACGAGATCGGCACGGTGCAGCCGGTCGCCGCCGTCGCCGAGATCGCGCACGCCCGCGGGGCGCTCCTGCACACGGACGCGGTGCAGTCGGCCGGCTGGCTCGACGTGTCCGCGGGGGCGCTCGGCGCGGATGCGGTGAGCGTGTCGGGTCACAAGCTGGGCGCTCCGAAGGGGGTCGGTGCGCTGCTCGTGCGCCGGGGGGTCGCCCTGGAACCGCTCGTGCACGGCGGTGGCCAGGAGCGCGGACGCCGCTCCGGAACCGAGAACGTGGCCGGCGCGGTGGGACTTGCGGAGGCGGTACGCGCCGTGCGCGCCGAGCGCCGCCCCGCTGCGGTCGTCGCCGTGCGTGACGCCTTCATCGACGGCGTGCTCAGTGCCGTGCCGGGAGCACGCCTCACCGGCCACCCGGAGGCGCGACTGCCGGACCACGCGTCGTTCGTGATCGAGCGCACGAGCGGCGAGGCGGTGCTGCTCGAGCTCGAGCGGCGGGGCGTGACGACCTCGAGCGGATCCGCGTGCGCAGCGGGTCGCGACGAGCCCTCGGCGGTCCTGCTGGCGATCGGACTCGACGCCGACACCGCGCGCACCGCGGTGCGGTTCACCTTCGGCGACGGGGCCGAGGCGGTCGACGTGCCGACCGTCGTCGCGGCGGTCGCCGAGTCCGTGCAGAGCGTGGGTGCGCTGCAGCATTGA
- a CDS encoding LysR family transcriptional regulator, which translates to MEALGGLDLLSVRIVRAIAEHGTISAAARALGYSQPAVSQHLRRAETRLGAPLVVRAGRGVRLTEPGQVLARHAVAITSALDAAGGELSDLVGLRAGSVRVAAFPTASSTLVPRLLARLREHRPGLTVGYVEAEPPEAIGMLRDGLADVAITFAYPGDRADPHRADDTSLETIELFTEPVVLALPADHGLAAREAVDLADLRDEAWIAGCPLCRGHLLAACEAVGMSPTIRLETDNAVAVLNLVAAELGVALLPRLALSTAAVPAGAVVRRTAPSSDRSIRLVTQSGSARVPAIGAVLREVLALDGTEWELERTDS; encoded by the coding sequence ATGGAAGCGTTGGGTGGACTCGACCTGCTCTCGGTACGCATCGTGCGTGCGATCGCCGAGCACGGCACGATCAGCGCGGCGGCGCGTGCCCTCGGCTACAGCCAGCCGGCCGTGAGCCAGCACCTGCGTCGCGCCGAGACGCGGCTGGGGGCGCCGCTCGTCGTGCGCGCGGGCCGCGGGGTGCGGCTCACCGAGCCGGGCCAGGTGCTCGCGCGGCACGCGGTGGCGATCACGTCGGCGCTGGATGCGGCGGGCGGGGAACTCTCCGACCTGGTCGGCCTGCGGGCGGGATCCGTGCGGGTCGCGGCGTTCCCGACCGCCTCGTCGACCCTGGTGCCGCGATTGCTCGCCCGCTTGCGGGAGCATCGCCCCGGGTTGACCGTGGGGTATGTGGAGGCCGAGCCGCCCGAAGCGATCGGGATGCTGCGGGACGGTCTCGCCGACGTCGCCATCACCTTCGCCTATCCCGGCGATCGGGCCGATCCGCATCGCGCCGACGACACCAGCCTCGAGACGATCGAGCTCTTCACGGAGCCCGTCGTGCTCGCTCTGCCGGCCGACCATGGGCTCGCCGCGCGCGAGGCCGTGGATCTCGCCGATCTCCGCGACGAGGCGTGGATCGCCGGCTGCCCGTTGTGCCGCGGACATCTGCTCGCCGCGTGCGAGGCGGTCGGCATGTCGCCGACCATCCGGTTGGAGACCGACAACGCGGTCGCCGTGCTCAACCTCGTCGCGGCGGAACTCGGCGTCGCACTGCTCCCCCGCCTCGCACTGTCGACGGCCGCGGTGCCCGCCGGAGCCGTCGTGCGCCGCACGGCGCCCTCGAGCGACCGCAGCATCCGACTCGTGACCCAGTCCGGATCGGCTCGCGTCCCGGCGATCGGCGCCGTTCTGCGCGAGGTGCTCGCGCTCGACGGGACGGAGTGGGAGCTCGAGCGCACCGACTCCTGA
- a CDS encoding aminotransferase class V-fold PLP-dependent enzyme: MVSPELSSAIAEFGEPRGYLAAASIGLPPRRAVEALTADLAAWAAADRDPQGYDPVIAATRASYADLVNVPASSVAIGSQSSVLTSLVAAAVPEGAEVLLVDGDFSSIEFPFLQRPGVRVRAVPLEELADAVTDETWIVVFSLVQSATGRVADTAAILEAAQRHGAYTFCDTTQAAGVLPVDASPFDVTVCHAYKWLCAPRGVAFLTVSERMLPLLTPTQAGWYAGDDVWSSCYGPAMNLAHDARRFDVSPAWQAWIGAEQSIGLFAGLDIDEVWRRASGLGDALCDALGVPQQHQAIVTWPDPTGADLARLTAAGIRASGRAGRVRAAFHLWNDESDVAAVVAAVR; the protein is encoded by the coding sequence ATGGTCTCGCCCGAACTGTCCTCCGCCATCGCCGAATTCGGTGAGCCCCGCGGCTACCTCGCGGCCGCATCCATCGGCCTGCCGCCCCGCCGCGCGGTCGAGGCGCTCACCGCCGACCTCGCCGCCTGGGCCGCCGCCGACCGCGATCCGCAGGGCTACGACCCGGTGATCGCCGCGACCCGTGCCTCCTACGCCGACCTCGTGAACGTGCCGGCGTCGAGCGTCGCGATCGGCTCGCAGAGCTCTGTGCTCACGTCCCTCGTCGCGGCCGCCGTGCCCGAGGGCGCCGAAGTGCTGCTCGTCGACGGCGACTTCTCGTCGATCGAGTTCCCGTTCCTGCAGCGCCCGGGCGTGCGCGTGCGTGCCGTGCCGCTCGAGGAACTCGCGGACGCCGTCACCGACGAGACGTGGATCGTCGTCTTCTCGCTCGTCCAGTCCGCGACAGGGCGCGTGGCCGACACGGCCGCCATCCTCGAGGCCGCGCAGCGGCACGGCGCGTACACCTTCTGCGACACCACCCAGGCGGCCGGCGTGCTTCCGGTCGACGCGTCGCCGTTCGATGTGACGGTGTGCCACGCGTACAAGTGGTTGTGCGCCCCCCGCGGGGTCGCGTTCCTCACGGTGAGCGAGCGGATGCTCCCGCTGCTGACCCCGACGCAGGCCGGCTGGTACGCGGGGGACGACGTGTGGTCGAGCTGCTACGGCCCCGCGATGAACCTCGCCCACGACGCGCGTCGCTTCGACGTGTCTCCCGCCTGGCAGGCGTGGATCGGTGCAGAGCAGTCCATCGGGCTCTTCGCCGGGCTCGACATCGACGAGGTGTGGCGCCGCGCGAGCGGACTCGGCGACGCGCTGTGCGACGCCCTCGGGGTGCCGCAGCAGCACCAGGCGATCGTGACCTGGCCCGACCCGACGGGCGCCGACCTCGCGCGGCTCACTGCGGCGGGCATCCGCGCGTCGGGTCGAGCCGGTCGCGTGCGGGCCGCGTTCCACCTCTGGAACGACGAGTCGGACGTCGCCGCCGTCGTCGCCGCGGTGCGCTGA
- a CDS encoding AAA family ATPase, with protein sequence MLLAGDPLPHRPRRILVAGVSGSGKTTLARRLSAVTGIPHTELDALHHGPQWTPRPEFLDDVRHLAARDEWITEWQYTSARPLLAARADTLVWLDLPFPLTLARVVRRTLRRARTREVLWNGNVEPPLHTIFTDRENVVRWAISTRNKYKEQVPEAAAAHPSLTVVRLSSRADVERWMDGPVADLRRGTDDDGS encoded by the coding sequence GTGCTCCTCGCCGGCGATCCGCTCCCCCACCGACCGCGCCGCATCCTGGTCGCGGGCGTCTCCGGATCGGGCAAGACGACGCTCGCCCGCCGGTTGTCCGCGGTGACCGGGATCCCGCACACCGAGCTCGACGCGCTGCACCACGGCCCGCAATGGACGCCGCGACCCGAGTTCCTCGACGACGTGCGCCACCTCGCCGCTCGCGACGAGTGGATCACCGAGTGGCAGTACACGTCGGCGCGACCACTGCTCGCCGCTCGCGCCGACACGCTCGTCTGGCTCGACCTGCCGTTCCCGCTCACTCTCGCCCGGGTGGTGCGGCGCACACTGCGCCGCGCCCGCACGCGCGAGGTGCTGTGGAACGGAAACGTGGAGCCGCCGCTGCACACCATCTTCACCGACCGCGAGAACGTGGTGCGCTGGGCGATCTCGACCCGCAACAAGTACAAGGAGCAGGTGCCGGAGGCAGCCGCGGCGCATCCGTCGCTCACGGTCGTGCGGCTGAGCTCACGAGCGGACGTCGAGCGGTGGATGGACGGACCGGTGGCCGACCTCCGACGTGGAACGGACGACGACGGATCCTGA
- a CDS encoding glycine--tRNA ligase, whose product MATTALDSVISLAKRRGFVFQSGEIYGGSRSAWDYGPLGVALKENIKRQWWQQLVQGRDDVVGLDSAVILPRKVWEASGHVAVFSDPLVECLHCHKRYRADHLLEEFEEKKGRAPENGLTDIACSNCGTRGQWTEPREFSGLLKTYLGPVDDEAGMHYLRPETAQGIFVNFANVLSAARMKPPFGIGQIGKSFRNEITPGNFIFRTREFEQMEMEFFVEPGTDEDWHQYWIDESYRWYRDLGLKEENLRLFEHPQEKLSHYSKRTVDIEYRFGFTGGEWGELMGVANRTDFDLTTHSEASGTDLSYFDQTKNERWTPYVIEPAFGLTRALMAFLIDAYSEDEAPNTKGGVDKRTVLRLDRRLAPVKVAVLPLSRNERLSPVARDLAADLRKYWNIDFDDAGAIGRRYRRQDEIGTPFCVTVDFDSLDDQAVTVRERDTMSQERISLDNLRGYLAGQLLGA is encoded by the coding sequence GTGGCGACCACTGCACTCGATTCCGTCATCTCACTCGCGAAGCGTCGCGGCTTCGTCTTCCAATCGGGCGAGATCTACGGCGGATCCCGGTCCGCGTGGGATTACGGACCCCTCGGTGTGGCGCTCAAGGAGAACATCAAGCGCCAGTGGTGGCAGCAGCTCGTGCAGGGCCGCGACGATGTCGTCGGTCTCGACTCCGCCGTCATCCTGCCCCGCAAGGTGTGGGAGGCATCCGGACACGTCGCCGTGTTCAGCGACCCGCTCGTCGAGTGCCTGCACTGCCACAAGCGCTACCGGGCCGACCACCTGCTCGAGGAGTTCGAGGAGAAGAAGGGCCGCGCGCCCGAGAACGGCCTCACCGACATCGCGTGCTCGAACTGCGGCACCCGCGGCCAGTGGACGGAGCCGCGCGAGTTCAGCGGGCTGCTGAAGACCTACCTCGGGCCGGTCGACGACGAGGCGGGCATGCACTACCTGCGTCCGGAGACGGCGCAGGGCATCTTCGTCAACTTCGCGAACGTCCTGTCGGCGGCGCGCATGAAGCCGCCGTTCGGCATCGGTCAGATCGGCAAGAGCTTCCGGAACGAGATCACGCCGGGCAACTTCATCTTCCGCACGCGCGAGTTCGAGCAGATGGAGATGGAGTTCTTCGTCGAGCCGGGCACCGATGAGGACTGGCACCAGTACTGGATCGACGAGTCGTACCGCTGGTACCGCGACCTCGGGCTCAAGGAGGAGAACCTCCGCCTCTTCGAACACCCGCAGGAGAAGCTGAGCCACTACTCCAAGCGCACCGTCGACATCGAGTACCGCTTCGGCTTCACGGGTGGCGAGTGGGGCGAGCTCATGGGTGTGGCGAACCGCACCGACTTCGACCTGACCACCCATTCCGAGGCATCCGGAACCGACCTGTCGTACTTCGACCAGACGAAGAACGAGCGCTGGACCCCGTACGTGATCGAGCCGGCGTTCGGCCTCACGCGTGCGCTCATGGCGTTCCTCATCGACGCGTACTCCGAGGACGAGGCGCCGAACACGAAGGGCGGCGTCGACAAGCGCACCGTGCTGCGGCTCGACCGGCGCCTCGCGCCGGTGAAGGTCGCCGTGCTGCCGCTGTCGCGCAACGAGCGTCTCTCGCCGGTCGCGCGCGACCTCGCCGCCGACCTGCGCAAGTACTGGAACATCGACTTCGACGACGCGGGCGCCATCGGCCGCCGCTACCGCCGCCAGGACGAGATCGGCACCCCCTTCTGCGTCACTGTCGACTTCGACTCCCTCGACGACCAGGCCGTGACGGTGCGCGAGCGCGACACGATGTCGCAGGAGCGCATCTCCCTCGACAACCTGCGCGGTTACCTCGCGGGCCAGCTCCTCGGCGCCTGA